The Vibrio quintilis DNA window GCTTCAATTCATCAGGCATGCGAAGCAACATCATGCCCGGGAGCATTGTTTTACCGGCAGAGAAATCTCTGTCACGATCTGTGAAGATGAAGTCGTGATTCAGGAGAATACTTTACTCTGTGCAGATGATGATGCCACGCAGTATGAAGAAGAGCTTTCTTTTTATGAGAGTGAAAGCAGCGGATGTTGTGGTATCGAAGATTTCGAGCGGCTTATTCTGCAGTGGGCGGATTTCACCAGGGGCTGTTGACCTTTCGGGTACGAATTTTGTTCAATCTAAAAATATTTTAAGCAAGACATGGGGAAAGAAGCATA harbors:
- a CDS encoding YacL family protein, coding for MDYEFKKNSLDGVYYCQCSMGHEIVGRWLQEEIGSEKAQITRVLQFIRHAKQHHAREHCFTGREISVTICEDEVVIQENTLLCADDDATQYEEELSFYESESSGCCGIEDFERLILQWADFTRGC